The Amycolatopsis umgeniensis DNA segment TCCTTCCGCCACCCCCCGGTCGATGGTGTGTGTCCGCTGACCGGTCATTGTCATCGCCTTCGTACGCTCGCTAGCCACCCGGAATAGCGCAGCCTAGGCGCGGGGACACATGATCGGAAGGGCCTTAGATCACCTATCCGACCGGCATGTGGGTGACGTGCCGAAAAGCCGAATTATGCAGGGACGTAGGGAAAATTCCCACCGAGCGACCCGGCCGAAACGCGTCCACAGTGGACACGGGGGGTCAGCGCAGCGCGACCGACAGCGCCTGCGCGATCTCCTTGCCGATCGCGTGTGTCGCCGCGTCCGGCGGCGAGCCGACCTTGACCACCATCGGCCCGCCGAACGGCTGGCGCTCGACGACTTCGATCCGCTCGCCGAGGCCGATGGAGTGCTCGGTGAGGTAGCGCAGGAGCTCCGGATCGGTGTCCCAGACGCGCACGATCTCGCCGACCGCGCCGGGCGGGAGGTCGTCGAGGATGCGCATCGGCATCTCCTCCACGCTGCCGTCCGGGGCGGGGATGGGGTCGCCGTGCGGGTCTCGCACCGGGTTGCCGAGCTTCGCGGCTATCCGCTCGACGAGCCTGTCCGAAACCGCGTGCTCGAGCGCGTCGGCCTCGGCGTGCACCTCGTCCCAGGTGAAGCCGAGTTCGGACACCAGGTACGTCTCGATCAGCCGGTGACGGCGCAGCACCGAGCGGGCGAGCGACCTGCCTTCCGTGGTCAGCTCGATCCCGCGGTACGGGACGTGCGCGACCAGCCCGAGCTGGGACAGCTTGGTGACCATGCCGGACGCCGAAGACGGGCTGACCTCCAGCCGCCCGGCCAGCGAAGTGTTGGTGACGGCCTCGCCGCGTTCCACCAGCCCGTAGATCACCCGGACGTAGTCCTCCACGGACGACGACCTGCGAGTTGCCCCTTCACCCATGGACGTGAGTTTACGGCTTGCCGCTTGGCCGCGGCTCACCCAGCGTGCGGCCGCCAGCGGTACCGGATCCAGCCGGGGACGGGGTCTGCGCCGAGCTGGGCGTAGAACGCCTCACCCTTCTCGTTGCCCTCCTGCATGTCCCACTCGACCCGGCCCGGTGTCCGCGCGCTCAACTCGTCGAGCAGCTCCCGGCCGAGACCGAAGCGGCGGTGCTCGGGGCGGACGAAGAGGTCGTCGAGCCAGATCCCCGGCCGGGCCTCCCAGGTGGAGAAGTTCCAGCTGCAGAAGGCGAAGCCCGCGACCTCGGCCGGCTCGTCCGGCGGTGTGGCGAGGAGCACCCACGCCTTCGGATCGGGGCCGAAGAGGAACCCGGCCATCTCCCGGCGGTCGAGCTTCAGATCGTGTTTGTCCTCGTAGACCGCGTGCTCCTCGATGAGCGCGCAGATCTCCTCGATGTCGTCCGCGACGGCGTCCCGTACCGGCATCAGTCTCAGCTCCGTTCGTAGACGAGGTCGCCGCCGACGGCGGTCGCGGCGACGTGGATCGAATCCAAAGTGGATTCGTCGGTCGGGTCGGCCGAGAGGACCGCGAAGTCCGCGAGTTTGCCGGGCAGCAGCGTGCCCAGGTCCTTCTCGGCGAAAGCGGCGTACGCGGAGCCGTAGGTGTAGGCGCGCAAGGCCTCGGCCGGGGTCAGCCGCTCTTCGGGGCCGAGGAGGACGCCGGAGGCGGTCTTCCGCCGCACCATGTCGGCCAGCGCGAGCAGCGGCGCGCCTTCGACGACCGGGCGGTCCGAGCTGGCGGGGAGCACGCATCCCGCGTCGAGCAGGCTCTTGAGCCGGTAGCACCACGGTTCGCGCTCGGGGCCGAGCGCGGCCCGCATCCCGTCGCCGATCTCGTTGACGAACCGGCCCTGCGGCGAGGCGATCAGCCCCAGCGACGCCAGCCGCTGCAACTCCTCGGGCCGCAGCACCGCGCAGTGCTCGATGCGGTGCCGGTGATCGGGACGCGGATCCGCCTTCAGGGCGGCTTCGTAGGCGTCGAGGACGACGGTGATCGCGCGGTCACCGATCGCGTGCGTCGCGATCTGCCAGCCCGCCTTGTGTGCGGCGGCGATCGTCCGCGCGATCTCGTCCTCGGGCACCTGGAAGTAGCCGACGTTGTCCGGTTCCCCGGCGAACGGCTCGTGCATCGCGCAGGTCCGGCCGATCAGCGAACCGTCGGCGAACAGCTTCATCGCGCCGAGCCGCAGCCATTCGTCGCCGAAACCGGTGCGCATCCCCAGGTCCAGACCGAAGCCCGCACCGGCATCGAGGTCGTGCAGCACGCTCGCCGCGACCATCACCGTGCTCCGCACCCGCAGCACCCCGCGGTCGCGGGCCAGCTGGTACGCGGCGAGTTCGGCGGGCGTCTCCCCCACGAGGCCTCCGCCGATCCCGGCCTCCTGGACGCTCGTGATGCCCTCGGCCAGATACCGCTCGCTCGCCCTGTCCAGCCCTCGCACGACCCTCTCGATCGGCGTCGGGTACGTCAGCGGCCGCAGCAGGAGCTGGGCCTGTTCCCGCAGCAGCCCGGTCGGCGAACCGTCCCCGTCGCGGACGACGTCGCCGCCCACCGGCACGTTCGCCAGGTCCAGCCGCTCCAGCACGGCGGAGTTGACCACGGTCATATGCCCGGACGTGTGCTTGAGCCGCACGAGCAGCCCGGGAGCGGCGCGATCGAGCCCTTGCCTCGTCGGATGGCCGCCGACGAGCTTGTTCTGGTCGTAGCCGCTGCCGATGATCCAGCCGCCCGGCGGCGTCTCGGCCGCGCGCCGCGCGACGGCGTCGTACACCTCGTCCACGCTGCGGCAATCCGAGAGCGCGACGTCGTCCAGCGCCATGCCGAACCAGGCCATGTGGTTGTGCGCGTCGTGGAACCCGGGCACCACCACCGAGCCACCCAGATCGACGCGGCGTTGTGCGGAAAGTGCAGCCGCATCGGCACCGATGGCGACAATCCGCCCGTTCAGCACCGCCAAGGCTTCGGATTCCGCCACTCCGGTGAGGAACCGGGCGTTCTCGTAGACCGTGTCGACCCGCATGAATCCGACCCTATCGATCGATCGATCGGTCGTCTAGGCTCGACGTCATGAGCACCGTGGACTACGCACTCGACGACGGCATCTGCGTGATCTGGCTGAACCGCCCCGAACGCCTGAACGCGGTGGTCGCCGAACTGGTCGACGACCTGCTGGAAGCCCTCGACGCGGCCGCGAAGTCGGACGCGCGGGCGGTCGTGCTCGCCGGCCGGGGGCGCGCGTTCTGCGCGGGTCACGATCTCAAGGAGCCCACCCCTGAGGGGGATTCACGCCCGCGACTCGACCGGCTACAGGACGTCACCCGCCGGCTGCGCGGGCTCCGCCAGCCCGTCATCGCCGCCGTCCACGGGTACGCGATCGGCGCGGGAGCCGAGTTCGCGATGGGCTGCGACCTGATCCTCGCCGCCGAAGACGCGGTGTTCGCCTTCCCCGAGGTCTCGCTGGGGCTGAGCGTCACGGGTGCGGCGTCGCGGCTGCTGCCGCTGCTGGTCGGCCCGCTCAAGGCCAAGGAGCTCCTGCTGCTGGGCGAACGCGTGAGCGGCGCCAAGGCGCACGAACTCGGCCTGGTCAACGCCGCCCTGCCCGCCGACGACCTGATGGACACCGCGCTCGACTGGGCGGCCAGGATCGCCGCCCATCCGGCCGCCGCGGCCACGATGGCCAAACGCGCCCTCGATTCCGGCATCGACAGCTCACTCGACGCCGCGCTCGAACTCGAGGTCAGCCACGCGCTGATCACCGAACACTCCGCCGCCGTCCTCGCGTCGGCCGAAGCGTTCCGGAGCCGGACATGACCTCGCTCGCCGGGATCGACACCCTCCTCGGGCTGACCAGCCGGGCCGCCGGGCTCTGGCCGGACAAGACGGCGTGGATCTTCGACTCCACCGGCGAGAGCTTCTCGTTCGCCGAGGTCGACGCGCGCAGCACGGAGTTCGCCCACGCGCTGCTGGACCTCGGCGTGAAGCCGGGCGACAGGGTCGCGGTGATGCTGCGCAACCAGCCCGAATTCCCGTTGTTGTGGCTGGCCTTGGCCAAGATCGGCGGGGTACTCGTCCCGGTCAACACCGGCTATCGCGAATTCGACGGCGCCCACGTGCTCCGGCATTCCGGCGCCGAATTCGCCGTCGCGGCCGAAGAATTCCTGGAATTGCTGAACAAGATCGCGCCCGAGACTTCGCTGAAGCGAGTGCTGACGCCCGGAGAGCTCACCGGTTCCGGCGGCGAAACGAGCTTCGCGAGCGAGGGCGAACGCCCGGTCAACATCCAGTACACCTCCGGCACCACGGGCGCGCCGAAGGGCTGCGTTCTGCCGAACCGGTATTGGACGACCTTGGCGATCAGCCTGGCCACGGAGTTCCCCATGGTCGGCGCGGACGACGTCATCCTGACAGCGCAACCGTTCCACTACATCGATCCACAGTGGAACGTCGCACTGGGGCTCGCGGGCGGCGCGACGTTGGTGGTGCTCGACCGCTTCCATCCGTCCACGTTCTGGGAGAAGGTCCGCGAACACGGCGTCACGTGGTTCTATTGCCTCGGCTTGATGCCCACGCTCCTGCTTCGCCAGCCGGAAAGCGAACTGGACAAGGCACATCAGGTCCGCGCGATCTGCGCGTCGGCCATCCCGCGAGACCTGCACGCCGCGCTCGAAGCGCGCTGGGAAACGCCCTGGTACGAGGCCTTCGGCATGACCGAAACCGGCGGCGACATCCGGATGTACCCGGCGGATCACGAGGAGACCGTCGGCACCGGCTGCCTCGGCAGGCCCGCCCCGACGCGCGAAGTGGTGATCGCGGACGCCGACGGCAAACCCCTGCCGCGCGGGGAAACCGGCGAGCTGCTGATCCGCGGGGTCGGCCTGATGCACGGCTACCACGAAGACGTCGAAGCGACCAGGCGCGCGTTCGACGGCGGCTGGTTCCACACCGGCGATCTGGCCACAATGGACGACGAGGGCCGCGTGTACTACGTGGGCCGCACCAAGGACATGATCCGCCGCAGCGGCGAGAACATCTCCGCCGACGAGGTCGAGCGGGCGCTGCAGCTGCATCCGGCCGTCGCGCTCGCCGCCGTCATCGCGGTGCCGGACGAACTCCGCGGCGAGGAGGTCAAGGCGTATCTGGTCCTCGACGAAAACGAGGGACACCAGTGCGAACCGGCCGAACTGGCGGAGTTCTGCTCGGCGAAACTGGCCTACTTCAAGGTTCCCCGGTTCTGGGCGTTCGCGAAGGAACTGCCGATGACGCCGTCGGAACGGGTCGCCAAGGGCGAGCTGAAGAAGGCGGAAGACCTCCGCGCCGGTTCGTGGGACAGGACCACCGGAACATGGCTGTGAACACGCGTGACAGAGTTCGCCAGGCCGCGGTGAAACTGTTCGCCACCAAGGGTTTCCACGGCACCGGCATCCGGGACCTCGCCCAGGAGGCGGAGCTGTCGTCGGCCAGCCTGTACCACTACATGGGCACCAAAGAGGACCTGCTGGTCGCCATCATGAACGAGTCGCTGCGGCGCCTGCTCGACGCGGCCGAGCAGGCGACAGCCGGGCTCGCCGATCCCGTGTCGCGGCTCGGATCCCTGGTGGCGCTGCACGTCCTCGCGCACGCCATCCAGCCGGACGACACCCGCGTGGTGGACAACGAGGTGCACGCGCTCACCCCCGGCGCCAGGGCCGAAGTGGTGGCGCTGCGCGACGCCTACGAAAGACTGTGGGCGGACGCCATCGAAGACGGTGTCGCGGCCGGCGTCTTCCACACGGATCAGCCTTCGGTCACCAGGCTCGCACTGGTGGAGATGTGCAGCGGGGTCGCGCGCTGGTATTCGCCGTCGGGGCCGCTCACCCTGGATCAACTGGCCGCGCATTACGCGGAACTGGCGCTGCGGGCACTCGCCTGTGCACGTCATCTGGATGTCACGGCCTTGCAAAACTGCCGTGAAGTGGTCTCGGGAGTGTGGCGAGTGCCCGTTTAGCGGCGACTTTAGGCTCATACGCCTTGCTCAGACGGCTTCTCTGGGGGACGCTCGAAGGGTGACTGAGCAAACGATCCAACTCGAACTGGACGACTCGGGTCTCTCGCCGGCGTTGCCGGTGCCTTCGAACCCCCGTGATCAGGTGCAGGACGTCCCCTACCGCCCGGTGGGATTCCGCGACGACGACCTGCCCACGGCCCTCGAACGGTGCGCGACATGGCTACGCCAGGCTCAGGAGTGGCTCGGGGAACCGGTCGATGTGCTGGCCGTCCATCTCGACTATGACGACCGCCAGGGTTCGCCGTATTACGACGTGAAGCTTCTCTGCAACGAGGAGGACCTGGCCGGGGTCCCGATCGCGATGCGGGGCCAGAAGGAAGACTAGAGCCCGAAGTGATGAAGGGGCCTTTCCGCTGGGAAAGGCCCCTTCGTCGTCTGTGCTAGCCGAGGGTGCCGCCGACCTTGACGTGCCCCTTGAGCAGGTTGCGCGCGATGGTCCGGCGCTGGATCTCGTCGGTGCCCTCGTAGATCCGCAGCAGCCGCAGTTCGCGGTACCACCGCTCGACCGGCAGTTCCCGCGTGTAGCCCATCCCGCCGTGGATCTGCAGGACGCGGTCGACGATCTCGTTCGCCTTCACCCCGCCGTACAGCTTCGCCATCGACTGCGCGTGCCGCGAGTCCACCTTCTGGTCCACCTGCCAGGCGGCGTGCAGCACCAGCCAGCGCAGCGCCTCGAGCTCGGTGCCGGAGTCCGCGATCATCCACTGGATGGCCTGGCGTTCGGCGATCTTCTGCCCGAACGTCTCGCGGGTGTTGGCGTGCTCGATGGCCATCGAGATCAGCCGCTCACAGGAACCGATCGCGCGGGCGGGAAGCAGGTAGCGGCCGGCGCCGATCCACTGCATGGCCAGGTCGAAACCGTGGCCGAGCTCACCCAGGATCTGGGTCTCCGGCACGCGGACGTCCTCGAAGACGAGCGCCGCCGGACCCCATTCGCCCATCGTGTCGATGTATTCGGACTTCCAGCCCGCGTCGCGGTCGACGAGGAAGCAGGTGACGCCGCCGTTCGCGCCCTTCTCGGGGTCGGTGATCGCGAACACCATCACGAAGTCGGCCTCGTTGCCGCCGGTGATGAAGGTCTTCTCGCCGTTGATGACCCAGTCGGTGCCGTCCTTGCGGGCGGACGTCCGGATGGCCTTGGCGTCCGAGCCCGCGCCGGGTTCGGTGATCGCGAAGCAGGACTTGCGCTCGCCCGAGATCGTCGGGAGCAGGTAGCGCTCCTTCTGCTCGTCGTTGGCGTAGTACAGGATGTTGTCCGCGGCGCCGCCGAAGCGGAACGGCACGAACGTGCGGCCGAGTTCGGCCTCCAGCAACGCGGTCATCACCGCGGACAGGCCCATGCCGCCGTACTCCTCGGGCGTCTGCACACCCCAGAAGCCGGACTCCTTCGCCTTCAGCTGCAGTTCGCGCAGCTCGTCGGAGGTCAGGCCGGGCTGGCCGGCGCGTTCGCGGCGCAGCACCTCCTGCTCACGCGGCATCAGGTCGCGCTGGACGAACGTGCGGACCCAGTCGCGCACCTCGCGTTCCTCGACGCTCAGAGAGAAATCCATGGTCAGCCCGCTCCTGTTCGGCATTGACTAAGCGCTCGCTTAGCTCAGCGTACCGCTTCGGTTGTCGTTCGCCGAGAAGTTGTCATAAGTTTTCGCAACCTGTCCCCGTCTTGTCGAAGGGCACCCATGAGCACGCAGGCACCCGCGACGAAGCGGGACCGGACCCATTACCTCTACATCGCCGTCATCGTGGCGGTGGCGCTCGGCATCGCGGTCGGCATCCTGTTCCCCCAGCTCGGCAAGGAACTGAAGCCGCTCGGGACCGGGTTCGTGAACCTGATCAAGATGATGATCTCGCCGATCATCTTCTGCACGATCGTGCTCGGCGTGGGCTCCGTGGCGAAGGCGGCGAAGGTCGGCCGCGTCGGCGGGCTCGCGATCGGCTACTTCCTGGTGATGTCGACGGTCGCGCTGGTCATCGGCCTGGTCGTGGGCAACATCCTCCAGCCCGGCACCGGGCTGCACCTGACCCCCGAGATCGCCGAAAAGGGCCAGGGCCAGATCGCCAAGAGCGAGGGCACCGTCGAGTTCCTGCTCGGGATCATCCCGAAGACGCTGGTCTCGGCGTTCACCGAAGGCGAGGTGCTGCAGACGCTGCTGGTCGCGCTGCTCGCCGGGTTCGCGCTGCAGAAGCTCGGCACGAAGGGCGAGCCGATCCGCCGCGGCATCGAGCACATCCAGCGGCTCGTGTTCCGGATCCTGGCGATGATCATGTGGGCGGCCCCGGTCGGCGCGTTCGGCGCGATCGCCGCCGTCGTCGGCGAGACCGGCTGGAAGGCGCTGCAGAGCCTCGCGGTGATCATGCTCGGCTTCTACATCACCTGCGCGCTGTTCGTGTTCGTGGTGCTCGGGCTGATCATCGGCCTGCTGGCCAAGGTCAACATCTTCAAGCTGCTGAAATACCTCGGCCGCGAGTTCCTGCTGATCCTGTCGACGTCGTCTTCGGAATCGGCGCTGCCGCGGCTGATCGCGAAGATGGAGCACGCCGGGGTCTCCAAATCCGTGGTCGGCATCACCGTGCCGACCGGGTACTCGTTCAACCTCGACGGCACCGCGATCTACCTGACGATGGCGTCCATCTTCATCGCGGACGCGCTCGACAAACCGCTGACCATCGGCGAGCAGATCTCGTTGCTGGTGTTCATGATCATCGCGTCGAAGGGCGCCGCCGGGGTCACCGGCGCGGGGCTCGCGACGCTGGCGGGCGGGCTGTCGTCGCACCGTCCGGAGCTGGTGGACGGCGTCGGGTTCATCGTCGGCATCGACCGGTTCATGTCCGAGGCCCGCGCGCTGACGAACTTCGCGGGCAACGCCGTCGCGACCGTGCTGATCGGCACCTGGACCAAGGAGATCGACCGCGAGCAGCTGGACCGCACGCTGGACGGTCGGTCGCCGTTCGACGAAGCGACGCTGCTCGACGAACATTCGGGTGATGACGGTGTGGAATCGGGTAAAAAGAAGACGTGATCGAATGTGCGGTCCGCTGGTCGGAGCCCCTGCCCGCTGAACCCCGGTTCCTGACCCTGCTCGACGAACTCGAGCAAGGCCGGTACGACAACTACCGTCAGGACATCGACAAACGCCGGTTCCTGACCGGCCGAGTGCTGGCGAAAACCGTCACGGCCGAACGCCTCGGCCTCGCCGTCGAGGACGTGACGTTCGACGCGACCTGCGATGACTGCGGCAAACCGCACGGACGCCCCCGGGTGCCCGGCGCGCCGCTGATGCTGTCGATCTCGCATTCCGGCGACCTCATCGGCGTCGCGGCCACCGCGGGGACGCCGGTCGGCCTCGACGTCGAGACGGCCACCAGGCGGGCCGAAGACTCGCTCATGGAGTACGCGCTGACCCCGACGGAGCAGGCCGCGATCTCCGGTCTGTCCGACGACCAGCGCGCGACGGCGTTCTTCACGTACTGGACGCGCAAGGAAGCCGTCATGAAGGCGACCGGGAAGGGCCTCAAGATCCCGCTGCAGAGCATCACGTTCTCCGGGTACGACGAGCAGGCGCGACTGGCCCGCTCGAGCCACCCCGCCCTCGACCCGGAACGAACCCGGCTCGCCGACCTGAAGGCGGCCGAGGGCTACCGGGCCGCCGTCGCGCTGCTGACGTCGGACGAGATCGCGGTGACCGAAGACTTCGTGACCCTCTGACCCCTCGCGGCACGCGGCGTGGGCTGAAGGGGCCCTTCGCCGCATGCGACGCGGCGAAGGGCCCTTTCGCGGCGTCTGACGAGGGGAAAGGGACCTTCACCCCAAGGCGGGGTACCACAGCCAGGTGGTCGTGAGTGGTAAGTCGCGTTCCAACCGTCCCCTACCGCTTACGACCCCCTTAACCGACTACGGCGCGGCACCCTGGTGCACGTTGACGGTCCCCCACTCACGACCAACCGCAGCCAGAACCCAGTAGGTACCTAAGACCCGGTTGGCTCTAACCGTCCCTACCGCTGACGAGACTTGGCCGGTCGGCCCCCGGCGCGTTTCGTCCTCTGGATGCGGTAGTTGCACGCGCAAGGACCGCATCCAGAGGACGAAACGCGTCAGATCTCGAGCCCCATGGCGGCCAGCAGGGTGCGGAACTTCGCCGAGGTCTCGTCGAGTTCGGTCTGGGGGTCGGAAGCGGGCACGATGCCGCCCCCGGCGTACAGCCGCATGGAGGTGTCGGCGATCTCCGCGCACCGGATCCCGACGGCCCATTCGCCGTCCCCGGCCGCGTCGACCCAGCCGACGGCGCCCGCGTAGTACGCGCGGTCGAACGGTTCGAGTTCCCCCACCAGTGAGCGCGCGGCGGCGGTCGGCGTGCCGCAGACGGCGGGGGTCGGATGCAGCGCGGCGGCGAGGTCCAGCGCGGTGACGTCCTGGTCGATCAGCTCGCCGGTGACGGTGGTCGAGAGGTGCCAGATCGCCGGCGTCGAGACGAGTTCGGGGCCGCGGACGTCGAGCGTCCGGCAGAAGGGCCGCAGGATCTCGACGACGGACTCCACCACCACGGCGTGTTCGAGGTGGTCCTTTTCGGACGCCAGGAGCGCCTCACCGTTGGCCCTGTCGATCGCCGGGTCCGCCGAACGGGGCATCGACCCGGCATGCGGCCGGGACAGCACGGCGCCACCGGTGCGGGACAGGAGGAGTTCGGGAGTGGCGCCCACCAGCGTGCGCCCGCCGGGCAGCTGCGCGGCGTAGGTCGTGTGCCGGGGGTTGCCGTTCGCCAGGTTCCGGACGACGTCGGCGACGGGGACGGCCTCGGAGAAGTCGAGATCGAGCGCGCGCGCCAGGACGACCTTGCGCAGGTCCCGGTCGCTCAGCGCCGAGACGGCCGCGCGGACGGCGGCCAGATGCGCCTCCGGTTCGGGCGCGGGCGTGACCTTGACCGGCTGCGGGAGCGCGGTGCGCGGCGGCACGGCCCCGCGGTCGGACGACGCGCGGTGCACGGCACGGGGCAAGACCAGATGACCAGGCTTCGACGTGCCCTCGCTGGTGTCGAAGGGCAGCACGCCGACCGCGACCGGAGCGCCCGTACCGGTGAACAGCCCGGGGAGTGCCCGGGACAGCCGCGCCGGATCGGTGTCGGTCACGGTGGCCGCGGCCCCGCTCGCGAGGAGCGCGTGCCGCGCCGTGGCCAGGAGGAAGTCGCCCCGCTCGTAGCGGGCGGCCAGGTCTGCCGGGGTCGCCGGTGCGGTACTGGTCGTCACCCCACCAGCGTCCCAGGCTCCGGCTGAGACCAGGGGAAAGTGTTGCCCGGGCAACAGCCTCTCAGGCAGCACCTTCCCCTGGACAGCCCGTGACCTGGGCGGAAGCGTTACTTCAGCGCCTCGAGGAGGGCCTCGCGCTGCCGCTCGCCCAGGCCGGCTGCACGCCGGTCAGGGTCGATCCCGGCCTGCTCCAGCAGGGCGGCGACCTTGACCGCGCCCAGGCCGGGCACGGCCTTCAGCAGCTGCGTGACCTTCGTCTTGCCGATGGTCTTGTTCTCCTTGGCCTGCTTGAGCACCTTGTCGATGCTCTCCTTGCCGGACTTGATCGACGCAAGCAGCTCGGAGCGCGCCTTGCGAGCCTCAGCCGCCTTGGCGAGGGCATCGGCGCGCTGCTCCGGAGTCAACGTGGGCAGAGCCAACGTAGTAGTCCTTTCATCTCAGGTCTCCGCTTTCGCGGCCGACGGCCTTTACCCATGCTTGCGAGAGCAAGCGCTGGCCAGCCGTCTCTGTACCACGGCTCCAGTAAACGCCACCCGTTCCTCGGCCGTGAAACCGACACGCACTTATTACCCCTCGACCACGCCATGGGCAACCCGCCCCAGCCTGCGGAAACACGCCTTTCGGGCGGCGATTCGATGGCGTTCATCACCCTTAT contains these protein-coding regions:
- the mihF gene encoding integration host factor, actinobacterial type, which produces MALPTLTPEQRADALAKAAEARKARSELLASIKSGKESIDKVLKQAKENKTIGKTKVTQLLKAVPGLGAVKVAALLEQAGIDPDRRAAGLGERQREALLEALK